From Heteronotia binoei isolate CCM8104 ecotype False Entrance Well chromosome 17, APGP_CSIRO_Hbin_v1, whole genome shotgun sequence, one genomic window encodes:
- the FOSB gene encoding protein FosB isoform X1 — MYQGFPGDYDSASRCSSSPSAESQYLSSVDSFGSPTAAGAASSSQECSGLGEMPGSFVPTVTAISTSQDLQWLVQPTLISSMAQSQQPPGQQMPPQQPQPPPVDPYDLPGTSYATPGMGAFAGGPSTAPVAAAPQRPTRARPRRTREETLTPEEEEKRRVRRERNKLAAAKCRNRRRELTDRLQAETDQLEEEKAELESEIAELQKERERLEFVLVAHKPSCKIPYEDIPELSGQPSTSAEVGSLAMAVKEDPFGPVAYSSMPLHYQQSLGGVQALGPAEVAFSSSYFTHGEQLSDSFPANPSYTSSFVFTYPEGATTCGASHQRNSSSDQSSDSLNSPSLLAL; from the exons ATGTATCAGGGCTTCCCCGGAGACTACGACTCCGCCTCGCGGTGCAGCTCGTCCCCCTCGGCCGAGTCCCAGTACCTGTCCTCGGTGGATTCCTTCGGCAGCCCCACGGCCGCCGGCGCCGCCTCCTCCTCGCAG GAGTGCAGCGGCCTGGGGGAAATGCCTGGATCGTTTGTGCCAACCGTGACTGCCATATCGACTAGCCAAGACCTCCAGTGGCTGGTGCAGCCCACCCTGATCTCCTCCATGGCTCAATCGCAGCAGCCTCCAGGCCAACAAATGCCTCCGCAGCAGCCGCAGCCGCCACCGGTGGACCCCTACGACCTTCCCGGCACCAGCTACGCCACACCAGGCATGGGCGCCTTTGCTGGCGGGCCCTCGACAGCCCCAGTCGCTGCCGCCCCACAGCGTCCCACCAGGGCCCGGCCCCGAAGGACGCGGGAGGAAACG CTAacgccagaagaagaagaaaaacgaCGTGTCCGCCGCGAGAGGAACAAACTAGCGGCGGCAAAGTGCCGGAATCGCCGTAGGGAACTGACGGATCGGCTGCAAGCA GAAACCGACCAGCTGGAGGAAGAGAAGGCCGAGCTGGAGTCCGAGATAGCTGAGCTGCAGAAGGAAAGAGAGCGGCTGGAATTCGTCCTGGTGGCTCACAAGCCCAGCTGCAAAATCCCCTATGAGGACATCCCGGAGCTTAGCGGGCAGCCCAGCACCTCAGCCGAGGTGGGCTCTCTGGCGATGGCGGTCAAGGAGGACCCCTTTGGGCCAGTGGCCTACTCGTCTATGCCGCTCCACTACCAGCAGAGCCTGGGCGGAGTGCAAGCCCTGGGCCCGGCGGAGGTAGCATTTTCTAGTTCTTACTTTACACATGGTGAACAGCTGAGCGACTCGTTCCCGGCTAACCCTTCATATACATCTTCGTTTGTCTTCACCTACCCAGAGGGAGCCACCACCTGCGGAGCCTCACACCAGCGGAACAGCAGCAGCGACCAGTCCTCCGACTCCCTGAACTCTCCCTCGCTCCTTGCTCTGTGA
- the FOSB gene encoding protein FosB isoform X2 yields MYQGFPGDYDSASRCSSSPSAESQYLSSVDSFGSPTAAGAASSSQCSGLGEMPGSFVPTVTAISTSQDLQWLVQPTLISSMAQSQQPPGQQMPPQQPQPPPVDPYDLPGTSYATPGMGAFAGGPSTAPVAAAPQRPTRARPRRTREETLTPEEEEKRRVRRERNKLAAAKCRNRRRELTDRLQAETDQLEEEKAELESEIAELQKERERLEFVLVAHKPSCKIPYEDIPELSGQPSTSAEVGSLAMAVKEDPFGPVAYSSMPLHYQQSLGGVQALGPAEVAFSSSYFTHGEQLSDSFPANPSYTSSFVFTYPEGATTCGASHQRNSSSDQSSDSLNSPSLLAL; encoded by the exons ATGTATCAGGGCTTCCCCGGAGACTACGACTCCGCCTCGCGGTGCAGCTCGTCCCCCTCGGCCGAGTCCCAGTACCTGTCCTCGGTGGATTCCTTCGGCAGCCCCACGGCCGCCGGCGCCGCCTCCTCCTCGCAG TGCAGCGGCCTGGGGGAAATGCCTGGATCGTTTGTGCCAACCGTGACTGCCATATCGACTAGCCAAGACCTCCAGTGGCTGGTGCAGCCCACCCTGATCTCCTCCATGGCTCAATCGCAGCAGCCTCCAGGCCAACAAATGCCTCCGCAGCAGCCGCAGCCGCCACCGGTGGACCCCTACGACCTTCCCGGCACCAGCTACGCCACACCAGGCATGGGCGCCTTTGCTGGCGGGCCCTCGACAGCCCCAGTCGCTGCCGCCCCACAGCGTCCCACCAGGGCCCGGCCCCGAAGGACGCGGGAGGAAACG CTAacgccagaagaagaagaaaaacgaCGTGTCCGCCGCGAGAGGAACAAACTAGCGGCGGCAAAGTGCCGGAATCGCCGTAGGGAACTGACGGATCGGCTGCAAGCA GAAACCGACCAGCTGGAGGAAGAGAAGGCCGAGCTGGAGTCCGAGATAGCTGAGCTGCAGAAGGAAAGAGAGCGGCTGGAATTCGTCCTGGTGGCTCACAAGCCCAGCTGCAAAATCCCCTATGAGGACATCCCGGAGCTTAGCGGGCAGCCCAGCACCTCAGCCGAGGTGGGCTCTCTGGCGATGGCGGTCAAGGAGGACCCCTTTGGGCCAGTGGCCTACTCGTCTATGCCGCTCCACTACCAGCAGAGCCTGGGCGGAGTGCAAGCCCTGGGCCCGGCGGAGGTAGCATTTTCTAGTTCTTACTTTACACATGGTGAACAGCTGAGCGACTCGTTCCCGGCTAACCCTTCATATACATCTTCGTTTGTCTTCACCTACCCAGAGGGAGCCACCACCTGCGGAGCCTCACACCAGCGGAACAGCAGCAGCGACCAGTCCTCCGACTCCCTGAACTCTCCCTCGCTCCTTGCTCTGTGA